The Sesamum indicum cultivar Zhongzhi No. 13 linkage group LG1, S_indicum_v1.0, whole genome shotgun sequence genome includes a window with the following:
- the LOC105173393 gene encoding K(+) efflux antiporter 6 isoform X3, translating into MSMTKSKVGGIAGFLGSFINNVMSQTCVPWFLKLMISLSSQCSEKLGVGLELGSFAAEVMISTTDLAQHTLEQGEPIRNLFAALFLTSIGLLIHVHFLWNHVDILLASVILLVIVKTAVISVVVKGFGYSNKILAVVECLGHK; encoded by the exons ATGTCCATGACTAAATC CAAGGTTGGTGGTATTGCTGGCTTTCTTGGCAGTTTTATCAATAATGTAATGTCACAGACCTGTGTGCCTTGGTTCCTGAAACTTATGATAAGTTTGTCATCTCAG TGTAGTGAAAAGCTTGGTGTTGGTCTGGAATTGGGTTCATTTGCTGCTGAAGTGATGATATCAACAACTGATCTTGCTCAACATACGCTTGAACAA GGTGAACCTATTCGGAACCTATTTGCTGCTCTTTTCCTGACTAGCATTGGGTTGCTGATCCATGTTCATTTTCTGTGGAATCATGTTGACATCTTGCTGGCATCAGTTATACTGCTGGTCATTGTTAAAACTGCTGTTATTTCTGTGGTTGTCAAGGGATTTGGCTACAGCAACAAAATTTTAGCTGTT GTCGAATGTCTTGGGCACAAATAG
- the LOC105173393 gene encoding K(+) efflux antiporter 6 isoform X2: MSMTKSKVGGIAGFLGSFINNVMSQTCVPWFLKLMISLSSQTNELYQLASVAFCLLVTWCSEKLGVGLELGSFAAEVMISTTDLAQHTLEQGEPIRNLFAALFLTSIGLLIHVHFLWNHVDILLASVILLVIVKTAVISVVVKGFGYSNKILAVVECLGHK; this comes from the exons ATGTCCATGACTAAATC CAAGGTTGGTGGTATTGCTGGCTTTCTTGGCAGTTTTATCAATAATGTAATGTCACAGACCTGTGTGCCTTGGTTCCTGAAACTTATGATAAGTTTGTCATCTCAG ACCAATGAACTTTATCAATTGGCCTCAGTTGCATTTTGTCTACTCGTAACCTGG TGTAGTGAAAAGCTTGGTGTTGGTCTGGAATTGGGTTCATTTGCTGCTGAAGTGATGATATCAACAACTGATCTTGCTCAACATACGCTTGAACAA GGTGAACCTATTCGGAACCTATTTGCTGCTCTTTTCCTGACTAGCATTGGGTTGCTGATCCATGTTCATTTTCTGTGGAATCATGTTGACATCTTGCTGGCATCAGTTATACTGCTGGTCATTGTTAAAACTGCTGTTATTTCTGTGGTTGTCAAGGGATTTGGCTACAGCAACAAAATTTTAGCTGTT GTCGAATGTCTTGGGCACAAATAG
- the LOC105173393 gene encoding K(+) efflux antiporter 6 isoform X4 codes for MSQTCVPWFLKLMISLSSQQTNELYQLASVAFCLLVTWCSEKLGVGLELGSFAAEVMISTTDLAQHTLEQGEPIRNLFAALFLTSIGLLIHVHFLWNHVDILLASVILLVIVKTAVISVVVKGFGYSNKILAVVECLGHK; via the exons ATGTCACAGACCTGTGTGCCTTGGTTCCTGAAACTTATGATAAGTTTGTCATCTCAG CAGACCAATGAACTTTATCAATTGGCCTCAGTTGCATTTTGTCTACTCGTAACCTGG TGTAGTGAAAAGCTTGGTGTTGGTCTGGAATTGGGTTCATTTGCTGCTGAAGTGATGATATCAACAACTGATCTTGCTCAACATACGCTTGAACAA GGTGAACCTATTCGGAACCTATTTGCTGCTCTTTTCCTGACTAGCATTGGGTTGCTGATCCATGTTCATTTTCTGTGGAATCATGTTGACATCTTGCTGGCATCAGTTATACTGCTGGTCATTGTTAAAACTGCTGTTATTTCTGTGGTTGTCAAGGGATTTGGCTACAGCAACAAAATTTTAGCTGTT GTCGAATGTCTTGGGCACAAATAG
- the LOC105173393 gene encoding K(+) efflux antiporter 6 isoform X1, whose protein sequence is MSMTKSKVGGIAGFLGSFINNVMSQTCVPWFLKLMISLSSQQTNELYQLASVAFCLLVTWCSEKLGVGLELGSFAAEVMISTTDLAQHTLEQGEPIRNLFAALFLTSIGLLIHVHFLWNHVDILLASVILLVIVKTAVISVVVKGFGYSNKILAVVECLGHK, encoded by the exons ATGTCCATGACTAAATC CAAGGTTGGTGGTATTGCTGGCTTTCTTGGCAGTTTTATCAATAATGTAATGTCACAGACCTGTGTGCCTTGGTTCCTGAAACTTATGATAAGTTTGTCATCTCAG CAGACCAATGAACTTTATCAATTGGCCTCAGTTGCATTTTGTCTACTCGTAACCTGG TGTAGTGAAAAGCTTGGTGTTGGTCTGGAATTGGGTTCATTTGCTGCTGAAGTGATGATATCAACAACTGATCTTGCTCAACATACGCTTGAACAA GGTGAACCTATTCGGAACCTATTTGCTGCTCTTTTCCTGACTAGCATTGGGTTGCTGATCCATGTTCATTTTCTGTGGAATCATGTTGACATCTTGCTGGCATCAGTTATACTGCTGGTCATTGTTAAAACTGCTGTTATTTCTGTGGTTGTCAAGGGATTTGGCTACAGCAACAAAATTTTAGCTGTT GTCGAATGTCTTGGGCACAAATAG
- the LOC110011252 gene encoding pentatricopeptide repeat-containing protein At4g17616: MVGSLVRESQRGFLGLIFGHTKSSQQLNRYNKPYRTCFLQGFSAIGGKRENLYWKGASRSILLGKLESALKEHQVDEAWETYKDFKRLYGFPDQFLVANLVTESSYSADPKCLRRACDLVLSISKEKSVLLRPEMMTKLALSLARAQIPVAASSILRLMVEKRSLPPLDVLRMIFLHLVKTENGTYLASNILDHICYCFQKLIVNKSAQAELTKPDVTIFNLVLDACVRFVSPLKGQQIIELMPQLGAIADGHTAVIIARIHEMNGMRDELKKFKDYVDMVPVTLIPHYQQFYDSLLSLHFKFNDIDGASALLMDLCRCSESSTFQRGQKEELKSCSVSIGSDNIRMGLRLQFLPQQLQRDFVYKGHNKQELILYKSGKFVLSNKCLAKLIISYKRSGRINGLSRLLIGIHNMLSSEGNSRSCSDVIDACIYLGWLETAHDILDDLESEKYCVRESSYTSLLAAYYHKKMLREAEGLVRQIRRVDLAISFPDEMAFSSLVSKSEDERTSDSMAKSDLANSIIQNVREEDKAVSFLVHEYNSSIYFFTKAKMIQDATQTYRKMQKMKIQPNAVTFFHLICGYCSSGMYREITILWGDIKRSMENQNTVYNRDLYELLLLNFIRAGYFERVMEVIGFMMENNMFLDKWSYKTEFLKFHRDLYRTLTALEGKDEAQKRRIEHVHAFRKFVGIV, translated from the coding sequence ATGGTGGGGTCACTAGTAAGAGAGAGCCAAAGAGGTTTCTTAGGATTGATATTTGGTCATACGAAGAGTTCTCAGCAACTGAATAGATACAATAAGCCTTATCGTACTTGCTTTTTGCAAGGATTTTCTGCTATCGGTGGAAAGCGAGAAAACTTATACTGGAAAGGAGCCTCTCGCTCGATATTGCTGGGAAAGCTTGAAAGTGCTTTGAAGGAACACCAAGTTGATGAGGCGTGGGAAACTTACAAGGATTTCAAGCGCCTTTATGGTTTCCCTGATCAGTTTCTTGTGGCTAATCTGGTAACTGAGTCGTCGTATTCGGCCGATCCCAAATGCCTTCGTAGGGCTTGTGATTTAgttctttcaatttcaaaagagaAATCAGTTCTACTTCGACCTGAAATGATGACAAAGCTGGCCCTCTCTTTGGCCAGGGCTCAAATTCCTGTTGCAGCATCAAGCATTCTTAGACTGATGGTAGAGAAGAGGAGTTTACCACCATTGGATGTATTACGAATGATTTTCCTACATTTAGTCAAGACAGAAAATGGAACTTATTTagcatcaaatattttggatcACATTTGTTATTGTTTCCAGAAGTTAATTGTGAACAAATCAGCTCAAGCAGAGTTGACGAAGCCTGATGTGACAATTTTTAACCTTGTTCTTGATGCCTGTGTGAGGTTTGTAAGTCCTTTAAAGGGTCAGCAGATTATAGAATTGATGCCACAATTAGGAGCCATAGCAGATGGCCACACTGCTGTTATTATTGCTCGCATACATGAAATGAATGGCATGAGAGATGAGCtaaagaaattcaaagattATGTGGATATGGTTCCAGTTACTCTGATTCCGCATTATCAGCAGTTTTATGACTCTCTGCTAAGTttgcattttaagtttaatgaTATTGATGGTGCATCTGCACTGTTAATGGACTTGTGTAGATGTTCTGAGTCAAGTACTTTTCAAAGGGGTCAGAAAGAAGAACTGAAATCCTGCAGCGTTTCAATTGGATCTGACAATATTAGGATGGGGTTGAGACTACAGTTTCTACCCCAGCAATTGCAGAGGGATTTTGTCTATAAAGGGCACAACAAGCAGGAGCTTATCCTATATAAGAGTGGGAAGTTTGTCCTTAGCAACAAATGTTTGGCCAAGCTCATAATATCATACAAGAGATCTGGGAGAATTAATGGGCTCTCAAGACTTCTTATTGGCATCCATAATATGTTAAGTTCAGAAGGAAATAGCAGGTCCTGTTCAGATGTAATCGACGCTTGCATATATTTGGGATGGCTTGAGACTGCTCATGACATTTTAGACGACTTGGaatcagaaaaatattgtgtCAGGGAAAGTTCATATACATCCCTTTTGGCTGCTTATTACCATAAAAAGATGTTAAGGGAAGCGGAAGGGCTAGTAAGACAAATCAGGAGAGTCGACCTTGCCATAAGTTTTCCTGATGAAATGGCTTTCTCCTCTCTTGTTTCTAAATCTGAAGATGAACGGACCTCGGATTCGATGGCCAAATCAGATTTGGCCAACTCTATCATCCAAAATGTGAGAGAAGAGGACAAAGCAGTTTCCTTTCTCGTTCATGAGTACAATTCCTCTATCTACTTCTTCACAAAGGCCAAAATGATTCAAGATGCAACACAGACATACCGCAAAATGCAAAAGATGAAGATCCAGCCTAATGCTGTAACTTTTTTCCATCTGATTTGTGGATATTGTTCTTCAGGAATGTATCGTGAAATCACAATCTTATGGGGGGACATCAAAAGGAGCATGGAGAATCAGAATACAGTATACAACAGAGATTTGTATGAGCTattgcttttaaattttatcaggGCAGGCTACTTTGAGAGGGTTATGGAGGTCATTGGCTTTATGATGGAGAATAATATGTTTTTGGATAAGTGGAGCTATAAAACCGAGTTCTTGAAGTTTCACAGGGATCTTTATAGGACCTTAACTGCATTGGAAGGTAAAGATGAGGCTCAAAAGAGGAGGATTGAGCATGTTCATGCATTCAGGAAGTTTGTCGGCATAGTTTGA